The Microcebus murinus isolate Inina chromosome 4, M.murinus_Inina_mat1.0, whole genome shotgun sequence genome has a segment encoding these proteins:
- the ANGPTL5 gene encoding angiopoietin-related protein 5, giving the protein MMSPPQALLLFLNVYIFICGEAIQSNCAHHSTDSPAVNIVEDEPNVKNESKSNDTVYKEDCEISCDVKTKITREEKHFMCRNLQNSIVSYTRSTKKLLRNMMDEQQASLDYLSNQVNELMNRVLLLTSEVFRKQLDPFPHRPVQSHGLDCTDIKDTIGSVTKTPSGLYIIHPEGSSYPFEVMCDMDYRGGGWTVIQKRIDGIIDFQRLWCDYLDGFGDLLGEFWLGLKKIFYILNQKNTSFMLYVALKSEDDTFAYASYDNFWLEDETRFFKMHLGQYSGNAGDAFRGLRKEDNQNAMPFSTLDVDNDRCHPACLVNGHSTKSCSHLNNNTGWWFNQCGLANLNGIHHFHGKLLTTGIQWGTWTKNNSPVKIKSVSMKIRRVYNPYFK; this is encoded by the exons ATGATGTCTCCACCCCAAGCCTTACTCTTgttcttaaatgtatatatttttatttgtggagaAGCTATACAAAGTAACTGTGCGCATCATTCTACG GATTCTCCAGCCGTTAACATTGTAGAAGATGAACCTaatgtgaaaaatgaaagtaaaagtaaTGATACTGTTTATAAGGAAGACTGTGAGATATCATGTGATGTTAAAACCAAAATTACAcgagaagaaaaacatttcatgtgta GAAATTTGCAAAATTCTATTGTTTCCTACACACGAAGTACCAAAAAACTACTAAGAAATATGATGGATGAACAACAAGCTTCCTTGGATTATTTATCTAATCAG GTTAATGAGCTCATGAATCGAGTTCTCCTTCTGACTTCAGAAGTTTTTAGAAAACAGCTGGATCCCTTTCCTCACAGACCAGTTCAGTCACATG GTTTAGATTGCACTGATATTAAAGATACCATTGGTTCTGTCACCAAAACACCAAGTGGTTTATATATAATCCACCCAGAAGGATCTAGTTACCCATTTGAG GTAATGTGCGACATGGATTACAGAGGAGGCGGATGGACTGTGATACAGAAAAGGATTGATGGGATAATTGATTTCCAAAGGTTGTGGTGTGATTATCTGGATGGATTTGGCGACCTTCTAG gaGAATTTTGGCTAGgactaaaaaagattttttacatACTAAATCAGAAAAACACCAGTTTTATGCTGTATGTGGCTTTGAAATCTGAAGATGACACATTTGCTTATGCATCATATGATAATTTTTGGCTAGAAGATgaaacaagattttttaaaatgcacttaGGACAGTATTCAGGAAATGCTG GTGATGCATTCCGGGGCCTCAGAAAAGAAGATAATCAAAATGCAATGCCTTTCAGCACACTGGATGTTGATAATGACAGATGTCACCCTGCATGCCTGGTCAATGGTCACTCCACGAAGAGCTGCAGTCACCTCAATAACAACACTGGCTGGTGGTTCAACCAGTGCGGTCTAGCAAATCTAAATGGCATTCATCACTTCCATGGAAAATTGCTTACAACTGGAATTCAATGGGGCACATGGACCAAAAACAACTCACCTGTCAAGATTAAATCTGTTTCAATGAAAATTAGAAGAGtttataatccatattttaaGTAA